A genomic segment from Tindallia californiensis encodes:
- the fliW gene encoding flagellar assembly protein FliW, giving the protein MQLETKNFGMLEIEEDNIIHFPEGIPGFENLKRYVFIQNPEENVPFHWIQSIDDGELAFVVVNPFLCRFDYEFELPQSVIDKLEIEAPEDLKFFSIVKIPEKIEEMTINLLAPIVINEKNNKAQQVVLNENQYHTRHRVMDEFKRNETLSKEEEK; this is encoded by the coding sequence ATATCATTCACTTTCCTGAAGGAATTCCAGGATTTGAAAACCTGAAACGCTACGTTTTTATCCAGAATCCGGAAGAAAATGTTCCTTTCCACTGGATTCAATCTATTGATGATGGAGAATTAGCCTTTGTGGTGGTCAATCCCTTTTTATGCCGCTTCGACTATGAGTTCGAATTGCCTCAGTCAGTGATTGATAAATTGGAAATTGAAGCACCGGAAGATCTGAAATTTTTTTCCATTGTTAAAATTCCGGAAAAAATAGAAGAAATGACCATTAACCTCTTAGCCCCTATTGTGATCAACGAGAAAAACAATAAGGCTCAGCAGGTGGTACTAAACGAAAACCAGTACCATACCCGTCATCGGGTAATGGATGAATTCAAACGAAATGAAACCCTCTCTAAAGAGGAGGAGAAATAA
- the csrA gene encoding carbon storage regulator CsrA, which translates to MLVLTRKPEESIVLGNDIEIKILSLEEGKVKIGIKAPKHVEIHRKEVYLEIQKENKEAAGFKINAADLKKVMTKK; encoded by the coding sequence ATGCTGGTACTGACAAGAAAACCAGAAGAAAGCATCGTTTTAGGAAACGATATCGAAATAAAAATACTTTCCTTGGAAGAAGGAAAAGTTAAAATAGGCATTAAAGCACCAAAGCATGTGGAAATCCATCGGAAAGAAGTATATTTGGAAATACAGAAAGAAAACAAAGAAGCCGCCGGCTTTAAGATTAATGCCGCCGATCTGAAAAAAGTCATGACGAAAAAATAA